One Aegilops tauschii subsp. strangulata cultivar AL8/78 chromosome 7, Aet v6.0, whole genome shotgun sequence genomic window carries:
- the LOC109736526 gene encoding cinnamoyl-CoA reductase 1, with the protein MEAAAAAKTSVVCVTGAGGFVASWLVKLLLSNSKAHYSVRGTVRDPGDAKNAHLKVLEGAEERLQLVKADLLDYDSVAAAIAGCEGVFHVACPVPSGRSTDPETEIIAPAVTGTLNVLKACHEAKVKRVVMVSSGAAVVANPNWPKGKAFDEESWSDEDHCRKNGDWYYLSKTLAEREAFAYAAKTGLDIVTICPSLVIGPLIQSRVNSSSKVLLNYLKGEHDTVENKSRDIVDVRDVADAILLAYENPEMSGRYICNSPAIRVSDMINILETLYPTYIYPKSITEVEDNLIYSSEKLQKLGWTFRPVEKTLGDSVESYKASGILN; encoded by the exons atggaggcggcggcggcggcgaagacgAGCGTCGTGTGCGTGACCGGCGCAGGAGGGTTCGTCGCCTCGTGGCTCGTCAAGCTCCTCCTCtccaactccaaggcccactacTCCGTCCGCGGCACCGTGCGCGATCCCG GTGATGCCAAGAATGCTCATCTCAAGGTGCTAGAAGGTGCTGAAGAAAGGTTGCAGCTGGTCAAGGCTGACCTTTTGGACTACGACAGTGTAGCGGCGGCGATTGCCGGCTGTGAGGGCGTCTTCCATGTCGCCTGCCCTGTCCCCTCCGGCCGATCAACCGACCCAGAG ACAGAGATCATAGCTCCTGCTGTAACAGGCACACTGAATGTACTGAAGGCCTGCCACGAGGCAAAAGTTAAGCGAGTAGTCATGGTGTCTTCCGGTGCTGCAGTGGTCGCTAATCCTAACTGGCCCAAGGGCAAAGCCTTTGATGAAGAGAGCTGGTCAGACGAGGACCACTGCAGAAAGAATGGG GATTGGTATTACCTTTCCAAAACACTAGCGGAGCGCGAGGCTTTTGCTTATGCAGCAAAAACTGGGTTGGACATTGTAACTATTTGCCCATCATTGGTAATTGGACCCTTGATACAGTCTAGAGTAAATTCGAGCAGTAAAGTTCTCCTTAATTATTTGAAAG GAGAACATGATACTGTAGAAAATAAAAGCAGGGATATAGTGGATGTTCGTGATGTTGCCGATGCTATTCTTCTGGCATATGAGAATCCAGAGATGTCCGGACGGTACATATGTAATTCACCTGCAATAAGAGTCTCTGATATGATAAATATACTGGAGACTTTATATCCAACCTACATATATCCCAAAAG CATTACGGAAGTGGAAGACAATCTTATTTATAGTTCAGAGAAACTTCAGAAGCTAGGGTGGACCTTCAGGCCTGTAGAGAAGACCCTCGGAGACAGTGTCGAATCCTACAAAGCTTCTGGCATCCTGAACTGA
- the LOC109736528 gene encoding histone-lysine N-methyltransferase ATXR4 isoform X1, which translates to MSLVRRRLLSTAAAVAAARGPPPVRVALTDSAGRGVFATRPIATGEVLHSAQPLVTHPSRSLFHEVCYRCLKRKAGKGDDSRGDCYFCSDACREHAEGFHGIQKKVDWSLLDDHCSSRGLKYPYMVRRLACMVISGDVGADCLDILQPAQLHQGTLIEMEEEFELLKSTFRKAGFQEELTTFLTKQWYINILARIRVNAFRIELVASSYEDLLSSAVASVTCDASVGNAVYMLPSFYNHDCDPNTHIVWLENADAKLKTLRDIDEGEELRICYIDTSMDVNARQKILTEGFGFQCRCQRCLSGD; encoded by the exons ATGTCcctcgtccgccgccgcctcctctccacCGCGGCGGCAGTCGCCGCTGCCCGCGGCCCACCGCCGGTCCGCGTAGCCTTGACGGACTCCGCCGGCCGCGGAGTCTTCGCTACTCGCCCCATCGCCACTGGCGAGGTCCTCCACTCGGCGCAGCCTCTCGTCACCCACCCTTCCCGCTCTCTCTTCCACGAG GTGTGCTACCGCTGCCTCAAGAGGAAAGCGGGGAAGGGCGACGACTCCAGAGGGGACTGCTACTTCTGCAGCGACGCGTGCCGGGAGCATGCCGAG GGATTCCATGGCATTCAGAAGAAGGTGGATTGGTCTTTGTTAGATGACCACTGTAG TTCACGTGGTCTGAAGTACCCATACATGGTCAGGCGGCTAGCTTGCATGGTTATATCAGGAGATGTTGGTGCAGATTGTCTTGACATTCTTCAGCCAGCCCAATTGCACCAGGGTACACTTATTGAG ATGGAAGAGGAGTTCGAATTGTTGAAGTCCACTTTTAGGAAGGCAGGCTTTCAGGAAGAACTCACAACTT TTTTGACCAAACAATGGTACATCAATATACTTGCAAGAATACGTGTAAATGCATTCCGTATTGAATTGGTTGCAAGTTCATATGAGGATCTTCTATCCTCAGCAGTAGCCTCGGTAACATGCGATGCATCAGTTGGCAATGCTGTATATATGCTCCCCTCGTTCTACAACCATGACTGTG ATCCGAATACTCACATAGTTTGGCTGGAAAACGCAGACGCTAAATTGAAGACCCTTCGTGATATTGACGAAG GTGAAGAGCTGCGCATCTGCTACATTGATACAAGCATGGATGTGAACGCCAGGCAGAAGATTCTCACTGAAGGATTTGGTTTCCAGTGCCGTTGCCAACGGTGCTTATCTGGGGATTAA
- the LOC109736528 gene encoding histone-lysine N-methyltransferase ATXR4 isoform X3, giving the protein MSLVRRRLLSTAAAVAAARGPPPVRVALTDSAGRGVFATRPIATGEVLHSAQPLVTHPSRSLFHEVCYRCLKRKAGKGDDSRGDCYFCSDACREHAEGFHGIQKKVDWSLLDDHCSSRGLKYPYMVRRLACMVISGDVGADCLDILQPAQLHQGTLIEMEEEFELLKSTFRKAGFQEELTTYPNTHIVWLENADAKLKTLRDIDEGEELRICYIDTSMDVNARQKILTEGFGFQCRCQRCLSGD; this is encoded by the exons ATGTCcctcgtccgccgccgcctcctctccacCGCGGCGGCAGTCGCCGCTGCCCGCGGCCCACCGCCGGTCCGCGTAGCCTTGACGGACTCCGCCGGCCGCGGAGTCTTCGCTACTCGCCCCATCGCCACTGGCGAGGTCCTCCACTCGGCGCAGCCTCTCGTCACCCACCCTTCCCGCTCTCTCTTCCACGAG GTGTGCTACCGCTGCCTCAAGAGGAAAGCGGGGAAGGGCGACGACTCCAGAGGGGACTGCTACTTCTGCAGCGACGCGTGCCGGGAGCATGCCGAG GGATTCCATGGCATTCAGAAGAAGGTGGATTGGTCTTTGTTAGATGACCACTGTAG TTCACGTGGTCTGAAGTACCCATACATGGTCAGGCGGCTAGCTTGCATGGTTATATCAGGAGATGTTGGTGCAGATTGTCTTGACATTCTTCAGCCAGCCCAATTGCACCAGGGTACACTTATTGAG ATGGAAGAGGAGTTCGAATTGTTGAAGTCCACTTTTAGGAAGGCAGGCTTTCAGGAAGAACTCACAACTT ATCCGAATACTCACATAGTTTGGCTGGAAAACGCAGACGCTAAATTGAAGACCCTTCGTGATATTGACGAAG GTGAAGAGCTGCGCATCTGCTACATTGATACAAGCATGGATGTGAACGCCAGGCAGAAGATTCTCACTGAAGGATTTGGTTTCCAGTGCCGTTGCCAACGGTGCTTATCTGGGGATTAA
- the LOC109736528 gene encoding histone-lysine N-methyltransferase ATXR4 isoform X2 encodes MSLVRRRLLSTAAAVAAARGPPPVRVALTDSAGRGVFATRPIATGEVLHSAQPLVTHPSRSLFHEVCYRCLKRKAGKGDDSRGDCYFCSDACREHAEGFHGIQKKVDWSLLDDHCRRLACMVISGDVGADCLDILQPAQLHQGTLIEMEEEFELLKSTFRKAGFQEELTTFLTKQWYINILARIRVNAFRIELVASSYEDLLSSAVASVTCDASVGNAVYMLPSFYNHDCDPNTHIVWLENADAKLKTLRDIDEGEELRICYIDTSMDVNARQKILTEGFGFQCRCQRCLSGD; translated from the exons ATGTCcctcgtccgccgccgcctcctctccacCGCGGCGGCAGTCGCCGCTGCCCGCGGCCCACCGCCGGTCCGCGTAGCCTTGACGGACTCCGCCGGCCGCGGAGTCTTCGCTACTCGCCCCATCGCCACTGGCGAGGTCCTCCACTCGGCGCAGCCTCTCGTCACCCACCCTTCCCGCTCTCTCTTCCACGAG GTGTGCTACCGCTGCCTCAAGAGGAAAGCGGGGAAGGGCGACGACTCCAGAGGGGACTGCTACTTCTGCAGCGACGCGTGCCGGGAGCATGCCGAG GGATTCCATGGCATTCAGAAGAAGGTGGATTGGTCTTTGTTAGATGACCACTGTAG GCGGCTAGCTTGCATGGTTATATCAGGAGATGTTGGTGCAGATTGTCTTGACATTCTTCAGCCAGCCCAATTGCACCAGGGTACACTTATTGAG ATGGAAGAGGAGTTCGAATTGTTGAAGTCCACTTTTAGGAAGGCAGGCTTTCAGGAAGAACTCACAACTT TTTTGACCAAACAATGGTACATCAATATACTTGCAAGAATACGTGTAAATGCATTCCGTATTGAATTGGTTGCAAGTTCATATGAGGATCTTCTATCCTCAGCAGTAGCCTCGGTAACATGCGATGCATCAGTTGGCAATGCTGTATATATGCTCCCCTCGTTCTACAACCATGACTGTG ATCCGAATACTCACATAGTTTGGCTGGAAAACGCAGACGCTAAATTGAAGACCCTTCGTGATATTGACGAAG GTGAAGAGCTGCGCATCTGCTACATTGATACAAGCATGGATGTGAACGCCAGGCAGAAGATTCTCACTGAAGGATTTGGTTTCCAGTGCCGTTGCCAACGGTGCTTATCTGGGGATTAA